A single window of Candidatus Nitrosocosmicus arcticus DNA harbors:
- the rdgB gene encoding RdgB/HAM1 family non-canonical purine NTP pyrophosphatase, with protein sequence MDFVSSNINKYIEINNLISARKNSIKIGFKKMALKEIQSDSLLEVAEDKVLKAFKLNHKEAFVEDDGLFIETLNGFPGVYSSYINKTIGNAGILDLLGNKVNRNASFKSIIAFYDGHKIKSFTGEIKGKISFDLTNGGWGFDPIFVPENSKLSFGQMDLKMKNNISHRKVALDKFLDWYLNPALK encoded by the coding sequence ATGGATTTTGTAAGTAGCAATATTAACAAATACATTGAAATAAACAACCTAATTTCAGCCAGAAAGAATTCAATTAAGATTGGATTTAAAAAGATGGCGCTAAAAGAAATACAATCTGATAGCTTATTGGAAGTGGCAGAAGATAAAGTACTAAAAGCGTTCAAGCTTAATCATAAAGAAGCATTTGTGGAAGATGACGGCCTTTTCATAGAGACCCTAAATGGTTTCCCTGGTGTTTATTCTTCTTATATAAATAAAACAATTGGAAATGCAGGTATTCTAGACCTGCTTGGTAACAAAGTAAACAGAAACGCGAGTTTCAAGTCAATAATTGCATTCTATGATGGTCATAAAATAAAATCATTTACCGGTGAAATAAAAGGCAAAATTTCCTTCGACCTTACAAACGGAGGTTGGGGATTTGATCCGATCTTCGTCCCGGAAAATTCGAAATTATCATTCGGTCAAATGGATTTGAAAATGAAGAATAATATATCACATAGAAAGGTTGCTTTAGATAAATTTCTCGATTGGTATTTAAACCCAGCCCTAAAATGA
- the twy1 gene encoding 4-demethylwyosine synthase TYW1: MSCSGEIYSHSNTDTDLIQITPAVKQKLKKAKYGVFNHSAVELCHWTKKSFSDGGSCYKHKFYGISTHRCMEMTPTALNCENRCIYCWRPTEFYDTMEMPTHLVDDPEIIVQNLLEERRKLIVGYYGKTDVNVSKLDESLFPEHYAVSLSGEPTMYPKLPELIKYLSKLKATKSVFLVTNGQEPEMLYRLANENALPTQIYLSTNASNKNMFYKINGPKHRNAWERWLQSLDFISQVDTRTVLRFTLIRSFNDNPTFFKDFAKLVEMGNPHFIELKSYMHIGMSTNRLEESNMLEMDEVRSFAGGLKTHLDDYILMDESIVSRIVVLQNKARFISRWIESYP; encoded by the coding sequence ATGAGCTGTTCTGGCGAAATATATTCTCACAGCAATACAGATACTGATTTAATCCAAATTACCCCCGCTGTAAAACAAAAATTAAAAAAAGCAAAATATGGGGTCTTTAATCATTCAGCCGTAGAATTATGCCATTGGACAAAAAAATCTTTTTCCGATGGGGGGTCATGTTATAAGCACAAATTTTATGGAATATCTACTCATAGATGTATGGAAATGACTCCTACAGCTCTAAATTGTGAAAATAGATGTATTTACTGTTGGAGACCTACCGAATTTTACGACACAATGGAGATGCCTACACATTTAGTTGATGATCCTGAAATAATAGTCCAAAACCTTTTAGAGGAGCGACGAAAACTAATCGTGGGATATTATGGGAAGACGGATGTTAACGTCTCCAAATTGGATGAATCTCTTTTTCCAGAACATTATGCAGTTTCTCTTTCAGGGGAACCGACAATGTATCCTAAATTACCTGAGCTAATAAAATACTTGTCGAAGCTGAAGGCCACAAAGTCAGTATTTTTGGTAACTAACGGTCAAGAACCTGAAATGTTGTATAGACTAGCCAACGAAAATGCATTACCTACACAAATTTACCTTTCCACTAACGCGTCAAACAAGAATATGTTTTATAAAATAAATGGACCAAAGCATAGGAATGCATGGGAGAGATGGCTTCAAAGTCTTGATTTTATCTCCCAAGTTGATACTCGCACGGTCCTACGCTTTACGTTAATTCGAAGTTTTAACGATAATCCTACATTTTTTAAGGATTTTGCTAAATTAGTTGAGATGGGTAATCCACATTTTATTGAATTGAAATCATACATGCATATTGGAATGTCTACAAACAGATTGGAAGAATCAAATATGTTGGAGATGGATGAAGTAAGGTCATTTGCCGGGGGATTGAAAACCCATCTGGATGACTATATTCTAATGGATGAGAGTATAGTATCTCGAATTGTTGTATTACAGAACAAAGCTCGATTTATTTCAAGATGGATAGAATCTTACCCTTAG
- a CDS encoding class I SAM-dependent methyltransferase, translating to MRSIFKDEDKFVKIFQTGEGLRWGDHHDLYEGTAKFFRPNYTSNLVQSWIPSLDGIEQTLKQGGKVADIGCGYGISTTIMAREYPNSYFFGFDNHAPSIEAATANAKKENVDKNAKFSQVSANESIGNDYNLVTFFDCLHEMGDPLGALSFAKQSLRSNGSCMIVEPMTNDKVEDNLNMVGRIYYSASCIICVPNSLADKGIALGAQAGEQRIRNLALEAEFTKFRRTTQPPFNIVFEAE from the coding sequence TTGAGATCCATATTTAAAGATGAGGATAAATTTGTAAAAATTTTTCAAACTGGAGAAGGACTAAGGTGGGGAGACCACCACGATCTTTACGAAGGGACCGCAAAATTTTTCAGGCCTAATTATACAAGTAACCTAGTTCAATCTTGGATCCCTTCTCTTGATGGGATTGAACAAACCTTAAAACAAGGCGGGAAAGTTGCAGACATAGGTTGCGGATATGGCATTTCAACGACTATTATGGCACGAGAATATCCCAATTCCTATTTTTTTGGTTTTGACAACCACGCACCCTCAATTGAGGCTGCAACTGCAAATGCCAAAAAAGAAAATGTAGATAAGAATGCAAAATTTTCCCAAGTTTCTGCTAATGAATCCATTGGTAATGACTATAACTTGGTTACTTTTTTTGACTGCCTCCATGAAATGGGAGACCCACTAGGTGCGTTGAGTTTTGCTAAGCAATCCTTAAGAAGTAATGGATCTTGTATGATCGTAGAACCAATGACCAATGATAAGGTAGAAGATAACTTGAACATGGTAGGAAGGATTTATTATTCAGCCTCTTGTATAATTTGTGTCCCAAATTCCCTAGCAGATAAAGGAATTGCACTTGGCGCACAGGCAGGTGAGCAAAGGATCAGGAATTTGGCTCTAGAGGCAGAGTTTACAAAATTTAGACGTACCACTCAACCCCCTTTTAATATCGTTTTTGAAGCAGAATAG
- a CDS encoding type 1 glutamine amidotransferase: MEYDILGLGRTNQILCIENISIETLGNIKRYLLSDGFKVKEILATTEIIKSQNLTDYDAVFILGGPMSVNDNFDYLLEEKKLVQSSFNLGVPMFGICLGSQLIASSCGGKVYQGPKKEIGWGEVHITSKGQTGIFDKIVGNKIQVFHWHGDTFTLPSDADILSESDLYIQAFRFKNAIGIQFHLEVTKNMIQNWVREYYIELKNEKISGDRFIDDIDKNVSELKNISKIVYENFKSMIE; the protein is encoded by the coding sequence ATGGAATACGATATATTAGGTTTGGGACGTACTAACCAAATTCTTTGTATCGAGAATATTTCGATTGAGACGTTGGGCAACATTAAAAGGTATCTGTTATCAGACGGATTTAAGGTCAAAGAAATCCTTGCTACTACAGAAATAATCAAATCCCAAAACTTAACAGATTACGATGCGGTTTTTATTCTTGGCGGTCCAATGTCTGTTAATGATAATTTTGATTATCTGCTGGAAGAGAAAAAATTAGTTCAATCTTCTTTCAATCTTGGGGTTCCAATGTTTGGCATTTGCCTTGGCTCACAACTGATTGCGTCCAGTTGCGGAGGAAAAGTTTACCAAGGGCCAAAAAAAGAAATCGGATGGGGCGAAGTTCATATAACTAGTAAAGGCCAAACGGGCATCTTTGATAAGATAGTTGGGAATAAAATCCAGGTGTTCCATTGGCATGGTGATACGTTTACTTTACCTAGTGACGCCGATATTTTGTCCGAATCAGACCTGTATATACAAGCATTTAGATTCAAAAATGCTATTGGGATACAGTTTCATTTGGAGGTAACTAAGAATATGATTCAAAATTGGGTTCGTGAGTATTACATAGAGCTGAAAAATGAAAAAATAAGTGGAGATAGATTTATTGATGATATCGATAAAAACGTGTCGGAATTAAAAAACATTTCAAAGATTGTATATGAAAATTTTAAGTCTATGATTGAATGA
- a CDS encoding ABC transporter permease: MDFKEILFLTYSSIKERKTRNALTILMIIMGCGLLVSLNSLSQGLIFFVEQNFKKILPNQIVISNTDKIQESSIDGIRNKLQVLFDQNMTLVGKNIPFDNKAIQYLKDIPGVQLINPAYQGVVMLNYQNYSQITNVLAADINNLTDIIPDLDVGLDGLNLTSQNYVIIPQKIGEKIFLNFSEMAINNSLNNEYNDQFKDSKTVTINNLKELTSVKSNPSIHNTFAVLRIINSTGNPIIDNSIFIDVKEGKEILEKSDDYDLLFLTYDDIDEVESIVKEVQKYFNYQVTILNSLEIVKSLTKFIIGISTFISSIAIFSLIVGSIGIIITIYTSVVERTREIGIIKALGGTNRIILGMFLTESVFLGVIGAIGGIVFGFLGSHVLLSGFLYFLNLPLDIYPVFNIVEISKIGLVVIILSIFSGLYPAYKGSKISPVNALSKYS; the protein is encoded by the coding sequence ATGGATTTTAAAGAGATTCTTTTCTTAACATACAGCTCCATTAAGGAGAGAAAAACAAGGAATGCTTTAACGATCCTAATGATCATAATGGGTTGCGGATTATTAGTTTCTCTTAATAGCCTTTCTCAAGGTTTGATATTCTTTGTAGAACAAAATTTTAAGAAAATTCTTCCTAACCAAATAGTTATATCGAATACAGATAAAATACAGGAATCAAGTATAGATGGAATACGGAACAAACTACAAGTGCTTTTCGACCAGAATATGACTCTGGTGGGGAAAAATATCCCCTTTGATAATAAAGCCATCCAATACTTAAAGGACATACCCGGCGTTCAACTGATAAATCCAGCTTACCAAGGTGTAGTAATGTTAAATTATCAAAATTATTCCCAGATAACGAATGTATTGGCTGCCGATATTAATAACTTGACTGATATCATCCCTGATTTAGACGTAGGGTTAGATGGTTTAAATTTAACATCTCAGAACTATGTCATCATCCCTCAGAAAATTGGCGAAAAAATATTCCTGAATTTTTCAGAGATGGCCATCAACAACTCGCTGAATAACGAATACAACGATCAATTTAAAGATAGTAAGACGGTAACAATAAATAACTTAAAGGAACTTACAAGTGTCAAATCAAATCCCTCTATTCATAACACTTTTGCAGTCCTAAGAATCATTAATTCTACTGGAAATCCGATCATAGACAATTCTATTTTCATAGACGTAAAGGAAGGAAAAGAAATTCTGGAAAAATCAGATGATTATGATTTGTTATTTTTAACATATGACGATATTGACGAGGTAGAAAGTATAGTAAAAGAGGTCCAAAAGTACTTTAACTATCAGGTAACTATACTCAATTCCCTCGAAATCGTCAAAAGTTTAACTAAATTCATAATTGGAATTAGTACATTTATTTCGAGTATTGCAATATTTTCTCTGATAGTAGGGTCCATTGGAATAATTATTACAATCTATACATCAGTAGTTGAAAGAACTAGGGAAATCGGAATAATCAAGGCATTGGGTGGAACAAATCGGATCATACTTGGAATGTTTTTGACAGAATCTGTATTTTTGGGGGTAATTGGAGCAATCGGAGGAATTGTATTTGGGTTTTTAGGTTCACACGTCCTTCTAAGTGGCTTCCTTTATTTTCTTAATCTACCCTTAGATATTTATCCGGTTTTTAATATCGTGGAAATATCAAAAATTGGGCTTGTCGTTATTATCCTGAGCATTTTTTCGGGCCTGTATCCGGCTTACAAAGGCTCTAAAATTTCTCCAGTCAATGCATTGTCTAAATATTCTTAA
- the uvrB gene encoding excinuclease ABC subunit UvrB codes for MGNFQISNNLVPSGDQPTAIKGLIEGIEKNKKRQILLGVTGSGKTFTVANVIAKYNKNTLVISHNKTLSAQLYAEFKEFFPNNNVGYFVSFYDYYQPESYLPQTDTYIEKDTEINEKIEQMRLESTSMLLSGEPTIIIATVSCIYSLGSPHEWREQSLILKRGTEMDRRTIIRNLIKIRYERNDINLTSGSFSTKGDVIDIIPGYSDDTMRINLFAQTIEKITVIDKVTKEIKKELDSIIIFPAKHYIVDENSQRKALVSIKKELGEWLPDLPSELERQRLLSRTNYDLEMLSELGYCSGIENYSRHFDGRKQGQPAYCLLDFFDKDFLLVIDESHVTLPQVMGMYKGDHSRKKTLIDYGFRLPSAFDNRPLTFEEFEKYFNNVIFVSATPGKYEINNNDNLVEQLVRPTGLVDPEIEIKRTNGQIPDLIRQIQDRVSKKQRTLVTTLTKKMAEDLADYLSRNGVRVRYIHSEINGLERTELLRQFRAGEFDVLVGINLLREGLDLPEVSLVAILDADKEGFLRNYTSLIQTFGRAARNIDGKVILYSDSVTKSIKEAVIETNRRRKRQIEYNLENKIEPKSISKPIPQKNSNISNLEVNLKTMTRNDLIELSTKIETQMNKFAEELEFEKAIEHRQHLKKVNEILLRLKTN; via the coding sequence TTGGGCAATTTTCAAATATCTAACAATTTAGTTCCCAGCGGAGATCAGCCAACGGCTATTAAAGGATTAATAGAGGGTATAGAAAAAAATAAGAAAAGGCAGATCCTCCTTGGAGTTACTGGTAGTGGTAAAACTTTTACAGTTGCCAATGTAATAGCTAAATACAATAAAAACACTTTGGTTATATCACATAACAAAACATTATCGGCCCAACTATATGCAGAATTTAAAGAATTTTTTCCAAATAATAATGTGGGTTATTTTGTGAGCTTTTACGACTATTACCAACCGGAAAGTTATTTGCCTCAGACTGATACTTACATCGAAAAGGATACCGAAATTAATGAAAAAATCGAACAAATGCGACTTGAATCTACGTCGATGTTATTGTCAGGTGAACCAACTATAATCATTGCTACTGTTTCATGTATTTACTCTCTAGGTTCCCCACATGAATGGAGAGAGCAGTCCCTCATCCTCAAGAGGGGGACGGAGATGGATAGGAGAACCATCATACGGAATTTAATAAAAATAAGGTATGAAAGAAATGATATAAATCTGACAAGTGGGTCCTTTAGCACCAAAGGAGATGTTATAGATATAATTCCGGGATATTCTGATGATACCATGAGGATTAATCTTTTCGCACAAACTATTGAAAAAATTACAGTGATTGATAAAGTAACCAAAGAGATAAAAAAAGAACTAGATTCAATAATCATTTTTCCGGCCAAACATTACATCGTGGATGAAAATAGCCAAAGAAAGGCACTGGTTTCAATAAAGAAGGAATTAGGAGAATGGCTGCCCGATTTGCCCTCCGAACTCGAAAGACAAAGATTACTATCTCGGACAAATTATGATCTCGAAATGTTATCGGAATTAGGATATTGCAGTGGAATAGAGAATTATTCGAGACATTTTGATGGGAGAAAGCAAGGTCAACCGGCGTATTGCCTTTTAGATTTTTTTGATAAAGACTTTCTGTTAGTTATAGATGAATCGCATGTAACCCTACCTCAGGTTATGGGAATGTATAAAGGAGATCATTCAAGGAAGAAAACATTAATAGATTATGGATTTCGATTACCTAGCGCATTTGATAACCGTCCACTAACGTTTGAAGAGTTTGAAAAATATTTCAACAATGTAATATTTGTATCCGCTACACCAGGAAAATACGAGATAAATAATAATGACAATCTTGTTGAGCAGTTAGTGCGACCTACAGGATTAGTTGATCCTGAAATAGAAATAAAAAGGACTAATGGTCAGATTCCGGATCTAATCCGCCAGATTCAAGATAGAGTTTCCAAGAAGCAGAGAACACTAGTAACGACATTGACAAAGAAGATGGCTGAAGACCTGGCAGACTATCTGTCTAGAAATGGGGTAAGGGTAAGATACATTCATTCAGAAATAAATGGTCTGGAACGAACTGAATTACTTAGGCAGTTCAGAGCGGGAGAGTTTGATGTATTGGTGGGCATAAACCTGTTGAGAGAAGGATTAGACTTGCCTGAAGTCTCGCTTGTGGCTATTTTAGACGCAGACAAGGAAGGGTTTCTAAGAAATTACACTAGTCTTATTCAAACCTTTGGAAGAGCTGCTAGAAATATTGATGGGAAAGTAATTTTATATTCAGATTCGGTGACAAAATCCATAAAAGAAGCAGTGATAGAAACCAACAGAAGGCGCAAAAGACAGATAGAATATAACCTAGAAAATAAAATCGAACCTAAAAGTATCTCGAAACCGATACCCCAAAAGAATTCGAATATCTCAAATTTGGAAGTTAATTTAAAAACAATGACTAGAAATGATTTAATAGAGTTATCAACCAAAATAGAGACTCAG